A DNA window from Sulfurimonas sp. contains the following coding sequences:
- a CDS encoding MOSC domain-containing protein, whose protein sequence is MPNKKVGQILKLFISTVQSSQRVEKSVIALDELGVIGDKFYNKDNARSILLTSTDSYDLIKSYDIDMPYGYLGENLLIDYNPYSLPIGTRLKIGDTILEISQNCTICNHLSVIDKRIPKLLKDDRGIFAKAIQGGEISVGDDIYLL, encoded by the coding sequence ATGCCAAACAAAAAAGTCGGACAAATTTTAAAACTTTTTATCTCTACTGTCCAAAGTTCGCAAAGGGTAGAGAAATCTGTTATTGCACTTGACGAGTTAGGTGTAATCGGCGATAAATTTTATAATAAAGATAACGCTCGCTCTATATTATTGACATCAACGGATAGTTATGATTTAATCAAAAGCTATGATATTGATATGCCGTATGGATATTTAGGCGAAAATCTTTTAATAGATTATAACCCTTACTCTTTGCCTATAGGAACGCGGCTTAAAATCGGAGATACTATACTGGAAATAAGTCAAAACTGCACGATTTGCAATCATCTATCCGTTATAGACAAACGAATACCTAAACTTTTAAAAGATGACAGAGGAATTTTTGCAAAAGCTATACAAGGCGGAGAGATAAGTGTCGGAGATGATATTTATCTGCTTTAG
- a CDS encoding methyltransferase domain-containing protein, producing the protein MKISSEFSKYAPHYNSYNIIQNRVVEKLLSHINEKPKRILDLGCGSGSVCRAIDWEYERFSGVDFAKGMLELHPKSSKIELIYGDFNDDGLFENLLRDRYDFVFSASALQWADDLDRVFGKIKQFNAPLALAIFTANTFKTINKTASINSILKSADEVNELQKKYFDAEFEVVNYRLEFESTREMFRYIKRSGVSGARKILSYKESKKLLNEYPLNYLEFEVVFIYGC; encoded by the coding sequence ATGAAAATAAGCTCCGAGTTTTCAAAATATGCACCGCACTATAATAGTTACAATATTATACAAAACAGAGTGGTAGAAAAACTTCTTAGTCATATTAATGAAAAACCAAAACGGATTTTGGATTTGGGATGCGGGAGCGGAAGCGTTTGCAGGGCAATTGATTGGGAGTATGAACGCTTTAGCGGAGTTGATTTTGCCAAAGGTATGTTAGAACTGCATCCAAAATCCTCAAAAATCGAGCTTATATACGGAGATTTTAACGATGACGGGTTGTTTGAAAATCTGCTAAGAGATAGATACGACTTTGTTTTTTCGGCATCTGCTCTTCAGTGGGCGGATGATTTAGATAGAGTATTTGGCAAAATAAAGCAGTTTAATGCTCCTCTTGCTTTGGCAATTTTTACGGCAAATACCTTTAAAACCATAAATAAAACGGCGTCGATAAATTCGATTTTAAAAAGTGCCGACGAGGTGAACGAACTTCAAAAAAAATATTTCGACGCGGAGTTTGAAGTGGTAAACTATAGACTTGAGTTTGAATCTACAAGAGAGATGTTTAGGTATATAAAGAGAAGCGGCGTCAGCGGAGCAAGAAAAATATTAAGTTACAAAGAGAGCAAAAAGCTGTTAAATGAGTACCCCTTGAACTATTTGGAGTTTGAAGTGGTTTTTATCTACGGATGTTAA